In one Agathobacter rectalis ATCC 33656 genomic region, the following are encoded:
- a CDS encoding DUF3880 domain-containing protein: MKILFYRYNSICEPDVIQAFKELGHSVCEIREEMTNKAVTPSECVHLVSNALEKTNSNIVFSINFYPAISEVCNIYHLPYVCWIVDSPVMELYTKSITNPWNRVFLFDNTLYQEFAPLNQDCIYYLPLATNVTAKQQVIKQAKKSGYVMPDVSNSDSIKKLCQYKSDIAFIGSLYTEKNPYDSLRNTSDFFNGYMDGLIEAQLKVYGYYFVQEALTENIIEEFKQCMPDFYTQPQSSYITDRATIAQYYIGNKIAAVERQRMLSLLSEKYDVDLYTGSDTSSLPHIHNRGFAKTLTEMPIIFHESKINLNMTAKPIRTGIPYL; encoded by the coding sequence ATGAAAATTCTATTCTACCGATACAACAGCATCTGCGAGCCGGATGTAATACAGGCATTCAAAGAACTCGGACACAGCGTATGCGAAATCCGTGAAGAAATGACAAATAAAGCCGTCACACCGTCCGAATGTGTTCATCTGGTGTCAAACGCACTTGAAAAAACAAACAGCAACATAGTATTTTCCATAAACTTCTATCCTGCAATATCAGAGGTATGCAACATATATCACCTTCCTTACGTGTGCTGGATAGTGGACTCCCCGGTGATGGAGCTTTACACCAAATCAATCACCAATCCGTGGAACCGCGTGTTCCTGTTTGACAACACACTCTATCAGGAATTTGCCCCTCTAAACCAGGACTGCATATATTATCTGCCTCTTGCGACCAATGTAACAGCCAAACAGCAGGTCATAAAACAGGCAAAAAAATCAGGCTACGTGATGCCTGATGTCTCAAACTCGGATTCTATTAAGAAGCTTTGTCAATATAAAAGTGATATAGCCTTTATAGGCTCCCTCTATACAGAGAAAAATCCATACGACAGCCTGCGCAATACCAGCGATTTTTTTAACGGCTACATGGACGGACTTATTGAAGCCCAGCTTAAAGTCTATGGATACTACTTTGTGCAGGAAGCACTGACAGAAAACATAATAGAAGAATTCAAACAATGTATGCCAGATTTCTACACACAGCCACAAAGCTCATATATCACAGACCGCGCCACAATCGCGCAGTACTACATTGGCAATAAAATAGCAGCCGTGGAGAGACAGCGCATGCTTTCTTTGCTGTCCGAAAAATATGATGTAGACCTCTACACCGGAAGTGATACATCATCTCTTCCGCATATACATAACCGCGGCTTTGCCAAAACACTGACTGAAATGCCAATTATATTTCATGAATCCAAAATCAATCTGAATATGACCGCAAAACCAATTCGCACCGGAATACCATACTTATGA
- a CDS encoding permease prefix domain 1-containing protein encodes METIKNYLENMFSHLPNTPEVQKAKYELYQMMEDKYNELISEGKSDNEAIGIVISEFGNLDELADSLGIKSFVNPSQAMPASKTLSRETAVAFLRDSAKQAYLTAFGVLLCILASLGPIFSECIPRSLASPDASDAIGITFLFLCVAVAVGFFIFSGSISSKWSYLKQEPYCIDFETANWVIERKESYRSTHAMLLTVGIMLCILCAVPAIIISSLNTKSTFADSLSGGLVLVFIAIGVFMIVFTNMKKSSFDKLLSLNGAQTMGGNFANSHDGKVHYENPVVAAIMSVYWSTVTCIYLCWSFITFDWGITWIIWPIAAIINSLVENLLGDKHGN; translated from the coding sequence ATGGAAACTATAAAGAATTATCTGGAAAATATGTTTTCGCACCTCCCGAATACCCCCGAGGTGCAAAAAGCCAAATATGAACTCTATCAGATGATGGAGGATAAATACAACGAATTAATATCCGAGGGCAAATCTGACAACGAAGCCATAGGCATAGTCATATCAGAGTTTGGAAATCTTGACGAGCTTGCTGACTCACTCGGTATCAAGAGCTTCGTGAATCCCAGTCAGGCAATGCCTGCTTCCAAAACACTCTCCCGCGAGACTGCTGTCGCATTCCTCAGGGATTCGGCAAAACAAGCATATCTCACAGCGTTTGGAGTGCTGCTTTGCATCCTCGCAAGCCTTGGACCGATATTCAGCGAATGCATTCCGCGTTCACTCGCTTCACCTGACGCATCTGATGCAATCGGCATTACCTTCCTGTTCCTGTGTGTCGCAGTGGCAGTCGGCTTCTTCATTTTTTCAGGCTCTATCTCATCCAAGTGGAGCTACCTGAAGCAAGAGCCTTACTGCATAGATTTTGAGACGGCAAACTGGGTCATCGAGCGAAAGGAAAGCTACCGCTCCACACATGCGATGCTTTTAACAGTGGGTATCATGCTCTGCATACTCTGCGCAGTGCCGGCAATCATAATCAGCTCACTGAACACCAAAAGCACCTTCGCAGACTCACTTTCAGGCGGACTCGTGCTCGTGTTTATAGCAATCGGTGTATTCATGATAGTATTCACAAACATGAAGAAATCAAGCTTTGACAAGCTTCTTTCCCTGAACGGAGCACAGACTATGGGCGGCAATTTTGCCAATTCACACGATGGCAAGGTGCACTATGAAAACCCTGTTGTGGCTGCAATCATGTCAGTCTACTGGTCAACTGTCACATGCATCTATCTATGCTGGAGCTTTATTACCTTTGACTGGGGTATCACATGGATTATCTGGCCAATAGCCGCAATCATCAATTCGCTGGTGGAAAATCTGCTCGGCGATAAACATGGAAATTAA
- the istA gene encoding IS21 family transposase: MTKYREIIRLTGLGFSQRNIMASCGVAQKTVVKVQKRARELNISWPLDESMTDTELQRLMFSKESSVSQNKRMPDYDYIHKELLRNGVSKKLLWTEYMEDCRANGDEPLMYSQFCHHIQQDEQKRRATMHINRKPGEQIEVDWAGDPATIIDPDTSEILKAYIFVGVMTYSQYAYVEAFLDMKQKSWITAHVHMYEFFGGVARILVPDNCKTAVVHNGGWKDKQINETYQEMAEHYGTAIIPARVRTPKDKPNAEGTVGNISTWITAALRNEQFFSLAELNHAIREKLERFNRILFQKKEGSRLDLFLEDEKPLLSPLPATRFELSDWKTATVQFNYHISVDGMLYSVPYEYIKKKVDVTVTDTTIEIFYNHNRIASHRRLKGRPGQYSTITEHMPEDHQKYLEWNGDRFRKWAERIGINTYTVVNAILTSKRVEQQTYRSCMGLLKLTDKYSEASLEAACKKALSYTASPSYKSIKNILVTGSVKTEPESSGSKTTHKAHGITRGADYYRR, encoded by the coding sequence ATGACCAAATACCGAGAAATCATCCGGCTTACCGGATTGGGCTTCTCTCAGCGTAACATCATGGCAAGCTGTGGTGTTGCTCAGAAAACTGTAGTCAAAGTTCAAAAACGTGCCAGAGAATTAAATATTTCTTGGCCACTTGATGAATCTATGACGGATACTGAACTTCAAAGACTAATGTTTTCTAAAGAAAGTTCAGTATCGCAAAACAAGCGTATGCCAGACTACGACTACATCCACAAGGAGCTGCTCCGTAACGGAGTCAGTAAAAAGCTCCTGTGGACTGAATACATGGAGGACTGCCGTGCCAACGGCGATGAACCGCTCATGTATTCTCAATTCTGCCATCATATCCAGCAGGATGAGCAGAAACGACGTGCTACCATGCACATCAATCGCAAACCCGGTGAGCAGATTGAAGTTGACTGGGCAGGGGATCCTGCAACAATCATCGACCCGGATACCAGTGAAATCTTAAAGGCTTACATATTCGTAGGTGTAATGACTTACAGCCAGTATGCGTATGTAGAAGCCTTTCTGGATATGAAGCAGAAATCATGGATCACTGCTCATGTCCATATGTACGAGTTCTTTGGCGGTGTTGCCAGAATCCTTGTTCCGGATAACTGCAAGACAGCGGTTGTTCACAATGGTGGTTGGAAAGACAAGCAGATCAATGAAACTTATCAGGAAATGGCTGAGCACTATGGCACAGCTATCATCCCTGCCCGTGTCAGGACACCAAAGGATAAGCCGAATGCTGAAGGAACAGTAGGAAATATTTCTACCTGGATAACAGCAGCACTCCGAAATGAACAGTTCTTTTCTCTTGCCGAATTAAACCATGCAATCAGAGAAAAACTGGAACGATTCAATCGAATACTCTTTCAAAAGAAAGAGGGCAGCCGGTTGGACTTATTCCTTGAAGATGAAAAGCCGTTACTTTCGCCATTACCTGCTACCCGCTTTGAACTGAGTGACTGGAAGACAGCCACTGTCCAGTTCAATTATCACATATCTGTGGATGGAATGCTATACTCAGTTCCATATGAATACATCAAAAAGAAAGTTGATGTAACGGTAACAGATACCACCATTGAAATTTTTTACAATCATAACCGCATTGCTTCCCACCGCCGTCTGAAAGGACGCCCCGGGCAGTACAGCACCATTACGGAACATATGCCGGAAGATCACCAGAAGTATCTGGAGTGGAATGGCGACCGCTTCCGCAAATGGGCTGAGCGGATTGGCATAAATACGTACACTGTGGTCAATGCAATACTGACCTCCAAACGTGTGGAACAACAAACTTATCGGAGCTGCATGGGACTTTTAAAGCTTACTGATAAATACTCAGAAGCTTCGCTTGAAGCCGCTTGTAAAAAAGCATTATCCTATACAGCTTCGCCCAGTTACAAGAGTATCAAAAACATCCTTGTAACTGGTTCTGTAAAAACGGAGCCAGAATCATCTGGATCCAAGACCACACATAAAGCACACGGCATCACAAGAGGTGCCGACTACTATCGGAGGTAA
- a CDS encoding DUF4097 family beta strand repeat-containing protein — MKKNIYLIIITIITVVCIIAGSLYHIGGFALGLFDNLIPRSDKSLGNVCTEELSVDEFSNLVFDTTISNINVKTGDSYTVSYKCNKRLVPKIRSTGDTLTISQSKGANYRRSTTSEITVTIPKGAALNKLSFDTGVGEVNLNSLTAADAEFDTGIGDLYVTDCSFATCDVDGGTGNLSFENCAFDEMDIDGGTGNITVTSSQSLDGYMMDLDSGTGDITINGNDYNDEYEVNEHAKKHLVIDSGLGDIEVRY, encoded by the coding sequence ATGAAAAAGAATATATATCTAATAATAATTACAATAATTACAGTGGTCTGCATCATCGCCGGGAGTCTCTACCATATCGGTGGCTTTGCCCTAGGCCTGTTTGACAATCTGATTCCGCGCTCAGACAAGTCTCTCGGAAACGTATGCACAGAGGAGCTTTCAGTCGATGAATTTTCAAACCTGGTATTTGATACAACCATATCGAACATCAACGTTAAAACCGGTGACAGCTATACGGTCTCATACAAATGCAACAAGCGACTGGTTCCAAAGATTAGGAGCACAGGCGATACCCTCACAATATCCCAAAGCAAAGGAGCCAACTACAGAAGAAGCACCACGAGCGAAATCACTGTTACCATTCCTAAGGGCGCAGCATTGAACAAGCTCTCCTTTGATACAGGCGTAGGCGAGGTAAACCTTAATTCCCTGACCGCAGCTGATGCTGAATTTGACACCGGCATAGGCGATTTATATGTCACAGACTGCAGCTTCGCCACATGTGATGTGGATGGCGGAACCGGCAACCTTAGCTTTGAAAACTGTGCCTTTGACGAAATGGATATCGACGGCGGTACAGGTAACATCACTGTGACATCCTCACAGTCACTTGACGGCTACATGATGGACCTGGACTCAGGTACAGGCGATATCACAATCAACGGTAATGACTATAATGATGAGTATGAGGTAAATGAGCATGCCAAAAAGCACCTGGTTATCGACTCGGGGCTTGGGGATATTGAGGTGAGGTATTAG
- a CDS encoding DUF3880 domain-containing protein, with product MKILFLEWKSYCVPDMIEALETAGHYVTLITCKEMTDRYNTEFEKIFNSYIEQVSYDAVFTFNYFPIVSKMCNKLNLLYISWVYDNPLVTLFSCTVINKCNRIFLFDRNSYEYFHNAGIETVFYLPLCANPQRLCSYTTDPSPINDISFVGSLYTEPKQRLYDRIDGIDEY from the coding sequence ATGAAAATATTGTTTTTAGAATGGAAAAGTTATTGCGTGCCAGATATGATAGAAGCCCTGGAAACAGCTGGTCACTATGTCACACTAATAACCTGTAAAGAAATGACAGACAGATATAATACAGAATTCGAAAAAATCTTTAATTCATACATAGAACAAGTCTCTTATGATGCTGTATTTACATTTAACTATTTTCCCATTGTTTCTAAAATGTGTAATAAACTTAATTTACTATATATTTCATGGGTATACGATAATCCTTTGGTGACTCTTTTCTCATGTACCGTTATAAATAAGTGCAATAGAATTTTTCTTTTTGATCGTAATTCATATGAATATTTTCACAATGCTGGAATTGAAACTGTTTTTTATCTTCCACTGTGTGCTAATCCTCAAAGACTCTGTTCTTATACAACCGACCCGTCTCCGATAAATGATATTTCTTTTGTCGGCTCATTATATACAGAACCAAAACAGAGACTTTATGACCGAATCGACGGTATTGATGAATACTGA
- a CDS encoding motility associated factor glycosyltransferase family protein produces the protein MNANLFESNRENLLLIPQIVSCFRKQRYHEGTSKLSAFLRNLDDITEFLLSKNDSCSSELQEILLAILNAQDNMDYILQADILDGDLLPLLQKVQIELCNDGNAVIPDNLQHNLSVLRQMDYDLYCILQDDSKTDNSSGKLIPSIAINGQITLQQKVNNRVFYMHSSVDPQNEARMLMEDVQTADYYIVYGMGLGYHVRELLDKKPYSKVIVLENDKETILFSMRYLDWGEYLKQKRLEIIYNDDIKKLIDELNHFTNYELVIHYPSIQAIENPKIKMTLEDFFVTINSMKEQEMYLDNNFIQNSKRKLPDCTSLKPLFENKSVVIVGAGPSASSQLNALKEYRTEITIFATGHAVRTLLNEDIRPDVIIITDPKPDMYKQVKGLDLDDIPLIILSTGENSVVENYSGQTYIAYQKGYDKAEQAADEAGIPVFETGGSVTTTALDIALKFSAKQIIFVGVDLAYTGGISHVKGEGRQIKDFNGLRKVASCNGGEVFTSKNLDIYRKWIQRRIVNEKETTIYNTGECAFIEGTIWTTWDKMNLYF, from the coding sequence ATGAATGCGAATTTATTTGAATCAAATAGAGAAAATCTCTTGCTGATACCTCAGATAGTGTCTTGTTTCAGAAAACAAAGATATCATGAGGGAACGTCAAAATTAAGTGCTTTTCTTCGAAACTTAGATGATATTACAGAATTTTTGCTATCAAAAAATGATAGTTGTTCAAGTGAACTGCAGGAGATTTTACTTGCTATATTAAATGCACAGGACAATATGGATTACATTCTGCAGGCGGATATTCTGGATGGAGATTTGCTGCCGCTTTTGCAAAAGGTACAAATTGAATTGTGTAATGACGGAAATGCAGTAATTCCTGATAATTTACAGCACAATTTATCGGTGCTCAGACAGATGGATTATGATTTATATTGCATATTACAGGACGATAGCAAAACAGATAATAGCAGTGGTAAATTGATTCCATCTATTGCAATAAATGGACAAATAACATTACAACAAAAAGTAAATAATAGAGTTTTTTATATGCATAGCAGTGTGGATCCGCAGAATGAAGCAAGGATGCTGATGGAGGATGTTCAGACAGCGGATTATTATATAGTGTATGGAATGGGGCTCGGATATCATGTAAGAGAATTATTGGATAAGAAGCCTTATAGTAAAGTTATAGTATTGGAAAATGATAAAGAAACGATTTTATTTTCCATGCGGTATTTGGATTGGGGCGAATATTTAAAACAGAAACGTTTAGAGATTATTTATAATGATGATATTAAAAAACTAATTGATGAATTGAATCATTTTACAAATTATGAATTAGTGATACATTATCCTTCGATACAGGCTATAGAAAATCCTAAAATAAAAATGACCTTAGAGGATTTCTTTGTTACTATTAATAGTATGAAAGAACAAGAAATGTACCTGGATAATAATTTTATCCAAAATAGCAAAAGAAAGTTGCCGGATTGTACAAGTCTGAAACCATTATTTGAAAACAAAAGCGTGGTTATTGTAGGTGCAGGACCATCTGCCAGCAGTCAATTGAATGCATTGAAGGAGTATAGAACGGAAATTACTATTTTTGCAACAGGACATGCAGTAAGGACTCTTCTAAATGAAGACATAAGACCGGATGTGATAATTATAACAGATCCAAAACCTGATATGTATAAACAGGTTAAAGGGTTGGATTTAGATGATATTCCTTTAATAATTTTATCAACAGGGGAGAATTCTGTTGTAGAGAATTATTCTGGACAAACATATATAGCATATCAAAAAGGGTATGATAAAGCGGAACAAGCAGCAGATGAGGCTGGTATACCTGTTTTTGAGACAGGAGGCTCTGTTACTACAACAGCTCTTGATATTGCTCTGAAATTTAGTGCAAAGCAGATAATTTTTGTTGGTGTTGATTTGGCATACACAGGAGGTATTTCGCACGTAAAAGGTGAGGGGCGCCAGATAAAAGATTTTAATGGCTTGCGTAAAGTTGCCAGTTGCAATGGTGGCGAAGTTTTTACAAGCAAGAACCTTGATATTTACAGAAAATGGATACAGAGACGAATTGTAAATGAAAAAGAAACCACAATTTATAATACAGGAGAATGTGCTTTTATAGAAGGCACGATATGGACAACCTGGGATAAAATGAATTTATATTTTTAA